The sequence TGAGCAAGGACTCatcgaagatcaagaatgaaaggCGAAAACGaaacactcacttcatcataGAAGTTGATTTTTTTGGGATCTCGAGGGATCGTCGTAGCTCTTTGCATCATTCGAATAGCTTCGTCATAATTCCTACGAAGATCAATGAGCTTTACGTCCTTTTGTGTGAAACAGAGACTGGATAGCTTACTCATTTCTCAATTCCATTTCAGCCCATTCACACCAAACTTCTGCTAATTCATCTACACTCTTGAAAGGTACTTTCGTTGCTCTTTCCAATATTTTTCTGGCTTGTTTAAGATCAGGTTCACTCTTTGATTCACCTGTTTCGAGGTCtttacttccaccttcttcataGAATTTAGCGAAATTGACATATAGTGGATAAAGAGGTCCTGTAGCTTTTCTTGGGTTTATAGTATCTAACGCTTTGACATAAGTTTCAACCACcttttcatcgtcatcaccataTAGTGCAACCCTTTTCTCCCATTCAACAACTTCATTTGGATTCCTTCGGAGTAAAACTTCATTTACTATAAACGGTCTTCTATCCATCAATTCTTCGAAtgatttcattctttcatctaattctttttcggtttcttccaaatcaaactcttcatcttcgatattatcttcatcagctaaaGCATCCATTAAAGTTGAGATCATCGTCTCTGAGAATTCGGCATAAGCATCAAAGATTTGTGTGAAATCCCTTATCGTCACTACTGCTGCTAAACCTCTTTCGAACGTTGTTGTAGCTCTTTCAAATTCTCCTCTTTTTATCCAGTATGTTGCCAGTCCAGTCCACAATCTACCGGCTTGGTCTTTGTATacttccaatccatctttttccaCTATACCTTCGACATCAAGTAAACGTGTGTTGGCAGgatctatatcttcatcgtacGGTAGATCTTCAGGTCCTTTTTTCACCGTGATAGCATCTTTGGGTTTGAATATTTTACCTTGTTCAACAGGTACGGGTGGTCCAGCaattctcatcaatcttccGTTGATACTTGCTGGTTCTTCCACTGGCGCagaatcactttcttccgTAGGTTTCGCTATCTGCTCTTCAGCGACTTGTTTGGCAGCTTTTAATTCCAGCGTTTGCTCTTCATCCATCCCTACTTCGTCTGCATAACGTTCTACTAATTCAAGGAAATCAACAAAAAGCTGGTATGGCGATTTACCTTCTAGCGAGGAGTACAGGTTTTTAGCAGCGCGACGGGCGAGGGACAACAGGTATTTGGACGCTGCAAGCggacgaggaggagatgCGTCAAGAAGATAGGCAATATGTCGCTCAGTGAGAGACGGATCAACCTAATGTCAGAATCATGGAATCAGTTTTTGTATTCATGCATATACGTTGAATTGATTTCGACAAAACATACCTTTAAATACCTTCTCCAAACCCTTTCTCCTGCTTCACCGCCCATCAGCTCTGCCCATCTCAGATATAAGCCCCAAACTCTTCCATGTAAACTTGGTGGTAAAGTTCTCAAAGCTCTATCGAATGTTCTTCTGGCATATGTTCTTTTGAATGCGGAAGGACATTTTGGATGTaacagaattgaaagatgtaaTAGCCATGGAACAGGTAAATGACTTAAACAAGCTATCATTCTTTCACCTGTTGCGATTAAAGATCTCCATTCTTCGTATCCAATTATACCATCTAAACCATCTTTCCACTCATTAGCTAATTCGGCAGCATCCAATAATTCTCTAACGTTAGTTTTGAACGATGAGCCTCTTTTCGATTGTTGTTGTCTAGCCGTTTTAGCTTCATTAGTCAATTCTCCAAGTACATATGATTGTCGCATATTGATATATGATCTCCATAATTTGAAACTTGTTGGGAATATCGACAGTGCCCTCTCATACACCAAGGTCAATTGTTGTAACCCTTCTCTCGCGACATGGGTTGATAATGGACCCAGTAAActttcttcaggtgatgaagtatcTCCTTGTGGTGGTTCTAACCTCGATATCCTGTCTTTCAGTTGATGAATATACGAGAGCCATGATCGAAGATTGTCAGGGTTTTGAAGCAGGTCTTCTTCTGTCGCTAGGTCGGACGcggagatgagatgagagtGAGTGACGGGAGTAGGGATGGGGAACGTAAGTGGGAATCGGGAAGAAAGGGACGCTAGAGGGGAGTCTTCCACCGCCATCGTGGATAGCTTTGCTCCTTTGGGATTGAGATATTGAGCAAAAGCGAGAATTGTGGTTTCGAGATGATCAGAAGAGGTGTTTAtagcatcttcttcacatcaACATTTACCATGATGAAATGCATCAAAGAAACCGTGAAAGCTCATAAGGTGCCACATCAACGGCGTTATATCGGGATTATAAGCTGCAGTCTATTCTACAGTCTTTTCCTTGTTGTTATacatgcatgcatgcatatgATTTTACCTCTCGAAGATGTCTCTCCTCATATGGATGAGCAATCTGGGGTATCAAACAGCTGTGACATACGAAGCTTTCAAGAGGGTTGAGCAGGTCTGAAGCGATATGGTTGTGTATGTTACAAGATCTCTTTGTTGAAAGTTTACCCTGAATTATTCACTCTGTTCGAAAAGTGGAGGACGTCCATACAGAAAAGATAGAGATACAGAGACAACCATTGCACTCGAATGATTCGGACCACATTCTCAATCACTCTGAGTACCTCATACCATCTGGAAAGCGAATCTTTCACTTGGAAAGCACAGCAAAAATACTTAAATCAACCAGATTACTCAAAATGCGATTCGCAGGCAAGTCTAGATCAATTTCCCCATAAGGTGTTACCACCTCTTATCACCTAAGCTCTCAATGTCGACTAACGTAGTCTTGATCTGAGTAGATATTGCTGTGAATCTGACTGATCCAATGTTCATCGGGACATATCGAGGTAAACATCGACATCCATCAGATCTGAGACAGATACTGGATCGAGCCAAGGAGAAGGGTGTTGAAAGGATTTTGATCACCGGAACAAGTAtggaagagaacaaagaagCTCTGAAATTGGCTAAAGAGTATGGTCAGTTTCTTGCCTTTGTCCGAACAGACAATCATTTTCGGAGTCAACTATCTTTAGGGACGATCTTGTCCATAAGCTGATAAACTCGTGATTTTGATcaatgatttgatgatgcaGATTTACATTGTACGGCAGGATGTCATCCTACTTCTACATCTGAAATCTCAAATTATCCTCTTGGAGTAGAAGGGTACATCAGCGATTTGAGAAAACTCATTAGCGAAGAtagaggagaaggaggttcTAAAAGGATAATATCATTTGGGGAAATTGGATTAGGCGAGTGCTTTTTAAACGTTATGAATAATCCGGCgcctcttcatctctcctCCCCTCTCTCCCCTCTCtcccctctctccctctctccccCCTGTCCCTCGCCTGAGAGCCGCAATGCCTCCTCTTCAACTAGGTTAGAATACATCTAATCGTTGACTGACGCTTAATCATCGTCCTGTCCAATGTAGATTACGATAGACTACATCATTCATCTCGTGAAACTCAATTACAGCACTTACCGAATCTACTCAACTTATCAAAAGAATTCAAACTTCCTCTATTCCTTCATTCACGTACATCCGAATCACACATTGATTTAGTAAAAATACTCAAGGATATAGGATGGAATACTGGATGGGGTGGTGGAGTCGTACATTCTTTCACTGGAACAGaggatgaaatgaatgaattggTGAGTTTGCGTTTTTGCCTCCTTTTTTGTTAAATTATATCTTTGAACATCCGATTGATAAGAATGTCTTCCTTAAATAGATAGATATGGGTCTATATATTGGAATCAATGGGTGTTCACTTAAGACAACAGAGAATATTCATGTCGTGAAACAGATTCCATTGAACAAGATATTACTTGAGACTGGTAAGTGTGATAATCTATCAAGAATTGCAATTTGACTTGATAACGGCGACACTAAACCTCCATACGTATGTTTGCAGACGCTCCATGGTGTTCAATAACTACTTCTCATGCATCACATCAATACCTCCCTTCCATCGATTCAGGATTGGTGATTGAAAAAGTTAACAAGCCTGAGAAATACAAAGATAGTTTAGGCGTTAAAGGCAGACAAGAACCTGGTGATGTAAGTCTTTCTTAGCCCGTCCTCTTACTCTTCTTCAACGTCATTCTTGATAATTGACACGCTCGTGGAAATTCGAGATCTCCAAGACGCTGATCGTTGTTTTTGCACATCGAATATTAGATCGGAGTAATCGCACATATCGTAGCTTCATTAAAAGATATCACGATCCAAGACTTATCGGAACAAGTTTGGGTGAATACTTTGAATTTATTCTATCCTTCCGAAGTACAAGTAGACAAAtagacaagaagagaaatatgGCAATAGGAATATGGAAGGCAATCATAATCAACATGACCGATGCGTGGCCGGATGTATTATATGCATAATAACCAATTATCAACTGGAGAACTAATCCTAAGTGGAAAAAGGTATAGATGGATCTTTGGTATAATCCACTAAGCAGGGGAAAATAGTGTATAATATCTAAATATCCGAACCAAGTACATGTTCAACATTGGTATCAACGTTACAGTATACCTCAGAGCGACAGCCCTTCTCTTCCCAAATCAAAAATTCTATCTATTGAGCTTGTCCTAACATTACATTACCattacctcttctaccttttgGCGCATCTTCAAGCACGAAACTATTCATGCTATTTAAACTCATACTGTTTTTGACTAAGTTATCATTATGATCGTTATTTGACGGATTTGGATGAGATCCAGGTACTGGTTTTCGTTTGATACTTCTTGGACTGGCTGGATTATCAGTACCGACAGTCGATTGAGATGCTGGTGGtatcggtggtggtggtatagCATGATGTGATGGATCTCTACCGTGCCCTAACGAAATATGCTGTGTTTgagattgtgattgtgattgcgATTGCGACTCGAACGATGTCGAATGtacaagagaagaagttaTTGGATCTGAAATCttgattgaacttgatccGTCAATTGAAGGATTTCTCTTGGAGGATTTGGTATGATTTCTACCAAATCCAAATATCCTAGAAGCGAATTTCCCtttaccacttccacttccactccCATTCCCAACGCTATTTGTAGGATTTGATGGATCTTCATGAGGGGTTGAAAGTGGAGGACCGAAATCAGTCAtattggaagtggaagataaagtAGGGATAGAACTTGGTGATGAAACACTTCTAAACCCGTTTTCTCTTAATCCTGTGAAAGTAGATTCTGATTCAGGTGGAATGGGTAAACCATTCTTGAATAGACCAACAGTCACATTATCTTTTCCTCCTACAGTAGAAGCCAGAGGCAGAGGTGGCGAAGCTAGAGTTGAGTTATTGATCATCGAATCATTCCCATGTTTCCACATTACGTTGAGATTTTTAGCTGACATCTGACTTCTCAATCCTTTGAATTTGATACTTCCTGATCTACGTGGTTTCTTTTCCTCAGGTGATGAGATCCCACCATTACCACTCAGTCCACCTCCTGGACTTTGACTGTTTACATTTGCAGTAGGTGGTGGAGAACGATGGAGGAAATCAACTAATTCAGGTGATAGTGTGTGTGATAATGTGCGTTGATGTTCTAATTTAGGTGAGGGTGGTCTAGCTGGTCTACGTGGTATCCATTCTGAGGAAAGTACTAGAGGAGC comes from Kwoniella shivajii chromosome 9, complete sequence and encodes:
- a CDS encoding pre-mRNA-splicing factor SYF1, with amino-acid sequence MAVEDSPLASLSSRFPLTFPIPTPVTHSHLISASDLATEEDLLQNPDNLRSWLSYIHQLKDRISRLEPPQGDTSSPEESLLGPLSTHVAREGLQQLTLVYERALSIFPTSFKLWRSYINMRQSYVLGELTNEAKTARQQQSKRGSSFKTNVRELLDAAELANEWKDGLDGIIGYEEWRSLIATGERMIACLSHLPVPWLLHLSILLHPKCPSAFKRTYARRTFDRALRTLPPSLHGRVWGLYLRWAELMGGEAGERVWRRYLKVDPSLTERHIAYLLDASPPRPLAASKYLLSLARRAAKNLYSSLEGKSPYQLFVDFLELVERYADEVGMDEEQTLELKAAKQVAEEQIAKPTEESDSAPVEEPASINGRLMRIAGPPVPVEQGKIFKPKDAITVKKGPEDLPYDEDIDPANTRLLDVEGIVEKDGLEVYKDQAGRLWTGLATYWIKRGEFERATTTFERGLAAVVTIRDFTQIFDAYAEFSETMISTLMDALADEDNIEDEEFDLEETEKELDERMKSFEELMDRRPFIVNEVLLRRNPNEVVEWEKRVALYGDDDEKVVETYVKALDTINPRKATGPLYPLYVNFAKFYEEGGSKDLETGESKSEPDLKQARKILERATKVPFKSVDELAEVWCEWAEMELRNENYDEAIRMMQRATTIPRDPKKINFYDESVSPQTRLFKSLKLWSFYSDLEESIGSVESTKAVYDKIMELKIANAQVIVNYAGFLEENKYFEESFKVYERGIELFHPSVAFEIWNIYLSKFVKRYGGKKLERARDLFEQALENCPPKFCKPIYLLYAKLEEEHGLAKRSMGIYDRACTTVQDSDKFDMFTIYIAKATANFGLPATRPIYERALENLPDKQTAEMCKRFARMERKLGEIDRARAIYAHASQFCDPRIESGFWEEWNQFEVDTGSEDTFREMLRIKRAVQAAFNTETSFIAAQTAAAAKGAEKPTDTAQTIAKDAADPMAAMEREMSGTGTAASKKIGGPAFVASTLKTQNAHGIDQSQDEEQTANPDAIEMDEDEF